The window CCAGTAGGTGCTCAGGTAGTCCACCACGGACGAGGCCGTCACTGACGCGGCATCGGGTGCCGTATCCATTTCCATCAACTGGCGCGCGATCACGTCCTGCAGCTCCTGCAGCAGCTCGTGACGCTTGAGCGTCATCCGCGAGAGTTCCTGACTCACTCGTCGCTCTCCGCAGTGCGCAGCGGCTGCACAGCCGCCGACACTGAACGGCCCAGGATGGTCGTCAGGTCAGCCCAAGCGTTCCAATGCTTGTCAAAGCCAAGCTGCTGGTTCAAACAAGAATAAGCGCGGCTCAGTTGGGACAGGCTGCGCTCCTCCAGCGGCTGCTCCTGATGCAGTGCGAGCACCTCGTCGCACATGGTTTTCAGGTGGGCGGGCAGTGATCGCATGGCCCACTTCTTCAGCGTCTCGATCAGCGCATCCAAGGCGGCAGGCCGCCCCCAGCGCAGGTCGTCTACCTTGGCGATGCGCTTCACATAGGCCGCCAGTGCGCGCTCCGATGGGTCACGCACCTCGCCCAAGACATGCAGAAAAAGCCACAAAGCCCGCACCTTGCTGACTTGCGGCCCCACGGTTTGTGAACGGTCAGCAGCCTTTGGACGGACCTTGAAGCCCTTGCCCTTGAAGTGTTCCAAAACCCGCTCCATCGCTGGAACATCCATCGTGGTGAGCGATTCGGACTTTCCAACGGCGCGCAGGACGTCCCGGTATGCCAGCTCATCAAGGCCCGCCGTTCGTCCAAGCTCGCGCTTGGCCACATGGATCAGCTTGATCAATGTGGTTCTGCGGGCGTTGCCTGGTGTCTTGGTGGTTGTCATGTTGTGATGGGTATCAGGTGGCTTTCCAGAACCCCCGGCGGGGGCTCCAGAAAACCGGCTGTCAGTCTTGCGCCGCGCTTGGCGGTTTGGGCTCATGCCTGTCGCAGATGGCCGTGGCCGTCACCCGGAAGTCATACCGGCCACACTCCCAGCGCGGTCCTTCAGTGGGGGCCGCATGACCGGAAAACACCTCCGCGCCGTGCTTGCAGTTGCGGCAGCTCGGGCGTTGATTGGCAGTCTTGTAGCCAATAGCAGCTTGGCGCGATTGAATGCTCCCCATGGTCAGGCCTCCTCAACCTCGCGGGCGGCGGCTTTCAGCAGCGCATCCACCATCTTGTCAACCTCGCTGTCCACGGGCTTGACGACGCATTTGTCGCCCGAGTCCGTTACCTTGACACCGATCTTTTTCAGATCGTTAGCGCACAGGTTGGACAGTGCATCCTTGACGGGCTCTTCCTTGGTGCGGATCAGCACATCCACTTGGTCAGGGAAGTGCTTCTTAATGCGCGCAACAACCGCGTCGGCGTCGTCAAAGCTGAGAGAACCTTTGGCCTTCGCGTAACCGACTTTGATGCCTGCCAGTACTTGCGTCTTGGGCTTCACGAAGCATTCAGGGTGCTCCTCAACCAGGGCGCGCAGCTTGGCCTCTGACTCTGCCGCTTTGGCCAGGGCGCGCTTGATGGAAGGCAGATGCTCGCGATTCAGAGCGGCTTGAGCATCTCGCAGGGCCGTCACACGCTCGCTCAACAATGAGCGGGCCTGCGAATGCACCTCTGCGGCTTTGGTAATGGTGTCCAGTGCGGTAGACATGGGTGACCTTTCAATGTTTGGTGGTGGCCGCAGGGCCGAGCTGGCCCAGGGCGATGGCTTCAACGGCCTTGAGCAGCACAGAGGGAACCTCATGCAGACGGCCTGTGTTTGCTGCGGCAGACAGGTAAGCGCTCAACATCGCATTCAGCGATATGTCGACCAGCTCCTGCTGCCCACTGACGAACTCTTGGATGCCACGTGAAAGCACTTCCGTTCGGTTCAACAGCTCCTCGGTTGTCATGGAGACGAGACCTTTGTCCATGCGGCCTCCTCAGCAGCGGTAGCCACGGCTGGCGATACGCTGATAGTCCAACGCACCAGGCCGCAGAACCGGCGCAGGTTCAGGCCGGTACACCGGGCCATGCATCACGTT is drawn from Acidovorax sp. DW039 and contains these coding sequences:
- a CDS encoding host-nuclease inhibitor Gam family protein, whose amino-acid sequence is MSTALDTITKAAEVHSQARSLLSERVTALRDAQAALNREHLPSIKRALAKAAESEAKLRALVEEHPECFVKPKTQVLAGIKVGYAKAKGSLSFDDADAVVARIKKHFPDQVDVLIRTKEEPVKDALSNLCANDLKKIGVKVTDSGDKCVVKPVDSEVDKMVDALLKAAAREVEEA
- a CDS encoding regulatory protein GemA; its protein translation is MTTTKTPGNARRTTLIKLIHVAKRELGRTAGLDELAYRDVLRAVGKSESLTTMDVPAMERVLEHFKGKGFKVRPKAADRSQTVGPQVSKVRALWLFLHVLGEVRDPSERALAAYVKRIAKVDDLRWGRPAALDALIETLKKWAMRSLPAHLKTMCDEVLALHQEQPLEERSLSQLSRAYSCLNQQLGFDKHWNAWADLTTILGRSVSAAVQPLRTAESDE